The genome window ACGATCTCAACGGCCCTTCCTGAGAGAAGGATGTATATCGGCTTGATGACCTCACCGCCGCCGAAGCGCGGGTAGGCCTTTCCACCAACGACCTCCACCTGGTCCGTGTTGTGGTGGAGGATGATGCCGTACCTCTTCACGTACTCCCTGCTGAGCGCCCTGCTGACGGCTTCGGCTATGCCGTCGGCAATGCTGTCCGGGTGTCCTATACCCTTCCTCTCAACGAGCTCGACCCTCTGCATCTCGACGGGGGTCCTCATAAGCTCCTCAACAACTATGTTCCTGACCTTCTCAGCCATGAGCGTCACCTCTCAGGGTTTGTATGGTCGGGTCTGTGCATCAGTTTATATACTTTTCGGCATGAATTCGGGAGTCGAATATTCCTGTCAGTTATTTATTCCGAAACCCTTAAAATTTCCCCTGAAAATCATTCGCATGAGCATCCGACGACGCCCGGCGGCCCGGTCCCGGGAGCGTTCGGGCAGCAATGAGCGGGTGCGACGATGCCGGGCGGACAGGGCTCGCCCTCCGGGCCACCGGAGGACGCCGTCCGGCCGCCGATGAGGGATGGGGATGGGTCGAGCCCACATTTTTAACCCCTTTGTCGGACTTCTTCCGGTGAGATCATGGAGCTGAAGGAAATAATAGCCGAGATTAGGGAGGTTCTCGATGAGAAGGATTCGCTCAGGGAGGAGGCGCTGAGGCTAACGAGGGAGATAGTCCGGATGAGCGGGGATACGATAAAAGCCCTGCACAGGGGGGAGGTTGAGGAGGCGGAGAAACGGCTGAGACTCGTCCGTGAGAAGGTCGAGGAGCTGAGGAGGAAGCTGAAGGACCATCCCGACCTTTACCACGCCGGCTACGTCCAGAGCGCCCACCAGGAGTTCGTTGAGGCCAGCCTGTTCTTCGCGTACATGACCGGGGAGGACTATCCCTCGCCGGGAAGGCTGGGCGTGCCCCACGCCGACTACGCCCTCGGTATTGGGGACTTCATCGGTGAGCTCAGGAGACACTTCCTGCTGCTCCTCCTCGACGGTAACCTCGAAGAGGCGGAGAGAACCTACCGCACCATGGAGAAGACCTACGAGGAGCTGATGACGCTGGAGTATCCAAAGGGGCTCGTGAACGTAAGGGGAAAGCAGGACCAGGCAAGGAACATCCTTGAAAGGACCCTCGAGGACCTCATGAGGGCAAAGCTGAGCAGGAGTCTGGAGATAAAGCTCGACCTCGCGGCAGGGGCGCTGGAAAAACGGGAAGACGGGGCAAACAGATGAAACAATTACATAAAAACATAATTCGGTGATTATGTGGTTACCGAATTGCAGAAAAAACTCGAGCGGATCGCCGCGGCCCAGGTGAAACTAGCCGGAAGGGTCGTGGAGAGAACCGTTGATTCCGGCAGTGTACGGGTCGTCGGCGCCGTGGACGTGTCGTACAGGAAAAACCTGGCAAGGGCAGCCCTGGTTCTCTGCACCTTCCCGGACTGCGAGGTTCTGGGATCAAAAACGGCCGTGGTTGATGTCACGTTCCCGTACATTCCCACATATTTTTTCCTGAGAGAAACCAGGCCGGTTCTCATGGTGCTCCAGGGTGAGGAATTCGATGTTCTCCTCGTCGAAGGACACGGAAGGGCGCACCCGCGTGGCTACGGACTGGCCTCCCACATCGGTCTGCTGGTCGGACGGCCAACCATAGGCGTTGCCAAGGGGCCCCTGAGGGGTGCGCCGGAAGGCTCATTCAGACGGATGGGAAAAGCTTATGTAAGCGTCGGCCATTTAATCGACTTGGAATCCGCGGTGAGAATCATCGAGCCGCTGCTTGAGGGGGGTTATCCCAAACCGCTCAGGCTCGCCGACAGACTGTCGAAGAGGGAAACGCTATGAAGAGGATAAAGTTGCTCATCCTGCTGGCCAGAAGGGGGGCTATTGGAGAGAAGGTCAAGGTGACACTGAGGGATCTGGGCGATGAGCTCGGGGTTTCCCCACAGTCCGTTCTGAGGCTCCTCGAGGACATGGAGGAGGAGGGATTCATAGAAAAGTCCGTCGAGGGGAAGAAAACCTACGTCGAGATAAGCCCCAACGGCCTGGCCTTTCTGGAGGAACTCTGCGATGCCATATCGGGCGTCCTTTACAACGGCGTTATAATCGGCGAGGTCATCTCTGGAATAGGGGAGGGGGCGTATTACGTGAGGCAGTACTCCCGGTTAATCGAGGAGTACCTGGGCTTCAAGCCGTACCCTGGAACGCTGAATATCCGCGTTATCTTCCCAAGGACTGTATTCGATGCCCTCTGCGGCGTCAGGCCGGTCATCCTTCCGGGATTCGTAAAGGATGGGAGGACCTTCGGGGACGTCAAAGCATACCGGGTTAGGATAGGGGACGCCGAGGGTGCAATAGTTATCCCCTCGCGGACGGTCCATCCACCGAAGATAGCGGAAATAGTGGCTCCTATCTACCTCAGGGAGAAGCTGAACCTTCAGGACGGCTCAAAGATAACGATAAAGGTCGTGAAATCATGAACCTGCGGGATGTAAATTGGAGGTCGCTCCTTGCCTGGGCGGGGGTGGGTTCGTTCATAGGCTTTGCGGTAGCGGTGGCCATGTACTCGCCCAGGGCTGGAAACGAGGGGTTCGTGTATCTGATATACATCGGCCTGCTCGCGGGAGCCCTGCTGGGCCTCAGGTACCCCGTTAACGTCAGGGCCTCCGCCTACGCGTTCCCCATGGGGTTCCTGGCCACTTCCCTGCTGGCGGGTCTGTGGACGGTAAGGGACGTAGGCCCCTCCGGGGCGTACGCGTTCATAGCCGTCGTCATGGCGGTCATGATGATCGTGGGGCCCTCCAGCTACCTGGACATGTTCCTCGTCCCGCTTGGCTACTTCGGCGGCTTCGCCGTGGCAATGCTGGCCTTCAAGGGGTACGAACCCCTCCAGGGCACCGAGGGGGCCGTTGCGAGCCTGTTCGTCGTCGGGGTCATGGGGGCAGTGCTGGCCTTCTTCGCGGTATTTGCGAGGTGGGCCTTCGAGGTGGCGAGGAGTCTTCCCAGGAGGTAACTTTTAAATACGTCCACCGACAACCTATTCCGGTGATTAAAATGGTGATGCGCCTCTCAAAGCTCTACGGAAAGCAGATATACAACACCAAGGGCTACTACGTCGGCTACGTCGACGAGATTCTGATCGATGTTGACAGGGGCCAGGGAAAGGTGCTGGCCCTTGGACTGCCGGGTGAAAAGGTCGGCGTGCCCTACAACAGGGTTACCGCGATAGGTGATATAATACTCGTAAAGGCAAAAGAAGAGTGATCAGCCTTCTTTAACTTTTAGCGCCTCCAGGAACTTCTCCGTTATGGCCTCCTCCGCCAGCCTGAGGAGCGAGCCCTTGTCCTTGGCGAGCTTGAAGATTCCAAGGGGGATTCTCGCCCCTCCCGACTGGGAGTGGCCGCCGCCGCTGCCTATGTCGCCGAAGGCCTCCCTGAGGACCGCCCCGATGTTCACCCTGACGTCGCGAGTCCTGGCGGAAATCTCTATTCTGTCGTCCACTATGCCAAAGACGAGGACCGTGGTTATGCCCTCCAGGCGGAGGAGGAAGTCGGCTGACTCCGCTATGGCGTCGCGGTTGGTGATGAATCCCACGTTGCTGACGACAACGTTCTTGTAGATGCGCCTGTTCATTATTGCCTTTGCAAGTATCTCCGCCGTCTCGGTGCTTATGTCCGGGTGCTCTATCTTGTCAAGGAGCTCGTAGTCCACCTTGCCTGCCAGGAACTCGATGGCCTTGAGGTCGATGTGGCTCAGCTTGGAGAACTTCTTGGTGTCGATATAAATGCCGTAGAAGAGGGCAGTGGCCATGAGGGGGGACAGGGAGATGTTGAGCATTCTGAGGTACTCGGCGAGGATCGCGGCGGAGGAGTGAACATCGGGCCGTATGTCGAGGAAAGCGTCCTCCGGGATGAGCTCCTGAAGGTGCTGGAGTATCTGGTGGTGGTCGATGAGTATCTTTATCTTCTTGTAATCGGACTGATCAAGCGTCGTGAGGTTGCCGTTGGGCTGGCAGTCCACGAGGGCTATGAACGGGTAGCGCTTCAGCTCGTAGGAACCCCTGGAGACCTTCCTGAGATCAATGCCGAGAAGGTTCACGAAGGCCCTGTTCTCATGGTGGGCTATCTCGCCGCCGTAGACTATCTGGGTCTTGAAGCCGAGGGTCTGGGCTATGACGCTCAGGGCGGTCGCACTGGCTATTGCGTCCGGGTCGGGGTTGTCGTGCATGACTATCAAGAGGGAATCCGCCTGATTCCGGAGCTCCTTGAGCTTCCTGACGAGGAGGTTAGCGTTTTTCCGCTCGCCGATCCTCTCGACCGTCCTGATGAGGGCATCCTTCAAGGCGTTCCTGGGCGTGACGGCGTAGTCGACCTTAACCTCCGCCTCGTACTCCTCGTTTATCTGGGAAACGAGGTCATCGAGGCCAACATCATCGGGAAGAACCGTAACGATAGGCACGTCTTTGTTGTTGGTCCTTATCACGTAGACGGTTTTTCTGATTACATCAACGTTCATGGTGGTGATTATGACGAGTTCGGCTTTGTCGACGCCGGCCTTCAGGAGGGTGGCGGTGTATGAGAAGTCCCCATTGATGACATGGAAACCGCTCTCCTCGAGGGCCTTGGCGCGGATCTCATCCTTCTCTATCACAGCCACCTCAAACTCTCCCCTGAGTGACTCGGCTATCGCGCGGCCGATTGCCCCGCCTCCCAGTACCAGCACCCGCATGTTCCCCACCTTTTTGCACAATAATGTTTAAATACAAGCGTCAATATACTAGGACGGTGAATTCCTCCTGGGAGTTTTTTGGCTGAAGGATATATATAGCTAATGGTGATGAATATGCAGCTGCCAGACAAGGGGCCACTCATGGAAAACGCGGTAGCAACCTCTGCGGAGGAGCTGGGAGCGCTCGTTCAGCGGGCGCTTTCCGGGGGCAACGGGGCTTTTCTGAAGATATTCGCCAGGGGCACCGGGGGTAAATACTACATCACCGTCCTCATTGACAGATCAAAGGTGCTCGCGGCGGAGTGTCTCGTGGTTGACACGAAGCAGAATCTATCCGGAGAGGAAGCAATCAGGGTGCTGAACTCACTCATTGGAAAACCCATGGTTGTTGACGTTTATGCCCTTGACGAACTCGAGCTCAAACTGTCCGTGGCGGATAACGTCGATGTCTACGCTCAAACCCCAAAAATCCCGCTGGACGAGCTTTTCAAGGTTCCCGGCGAAGGGCCTCCCGCAGAACCCGTAAAGAAGGAAAAACCCATTGAGACGAAGGCAGCAATGGCAGCAACGGCCGGAGCGGCGGTGACCTCCCAGGCCGCTCCAGAGCCACAGCCCCTGGCCGTGGAGGCAGAGAAGCCCAGACCCGCCCAGACCCCCGCCGGAAAGCCCGAGGTTGTGATCAACCTGACCGGTGGGAGCATACCTGAGAGGGCCTTCCAGGTCTA of Thermococcus sp. JdF3 contains these proteins:
- a CDS encoding haloacid dehalogenase, encoding MELKEIIAEIREVLDEKDSLREEALRLTREIVRMSGDTIKALHRGEVEEAEKRLRLVREKVEELRRKLKDHPDLYHAGYVQSAHQEFVEASLFFAYMTGEDYPSPGRLGVPHADYALGIGDFIGELRRHFLLLLLDGNLEEAERTYRTMEKTYEELMTLEYPKGLVNVRGKQDQARNILERTLEDLMRAKLSRSLEIKLDLAAGALEKREDGANR
- a CDS encoding endonuclease V, which translates into the protein MVTELQKKLERIAAAQVKLAGRVVERTVDSGSVRVVGAVDVSYRKNLARAALVLCTFPDCEVLGSKTAVVDVTFPYIPTYFFLRETRPVLMVLQGEEFDVLLVEGHGRAHPRGYGLASHIGLLVGRPTIGVAKGPLRGAPEGSFRRMGKAYVSVGHLIDLESAVRIIEPLLEGGYPKPLRLADRLSKRETL
- a CDS encoding DUF120 domain-containing protein, which codes for MKRIKLLILLARRGAIGEKVKVTLRDLGDELGVSPQSVLRLLEDMEEEGFIEKSVEGKKTYVEISPNGLAFLEELCDAISGVLYNGVIIGEVISGIGEGAYYVRQYSRLIEEYLGFKPYPGTLNIRVIFPRTVFDALCGVRPVILPGFVKDGRTFGDVKAYRVRIGDAEGAIVIPSRTVHPPKIAEIVAPIYLREKLNLQDGSKITIKVVKS
- a CDS encoding PRC-barrel domain-containing protein, with product MVMRLSKLYGKQIYNTKGYYVGYVDEILIDVDRGQGKVLALGLPGEKVGVPYNRVTAIGDIILVKAKEE
- a CDS encoding DHH family phosphoesterase: MRVLVLGGGAIGRAIAESLRGEFEVAVIEKDEIRAKALEESGFHVINGDFSYTATLLKAGVDKAELVIITTMNVDVIRKTVYVIRTNNKDVPIVTVLPDDVGLDDLVSQINEEYEAEVKVDYAVTPRNALKDALIRTVERIGERKNANLLVRKLKELRNQADSLLIVMHDNPDPDAIASATALSVIAQTLGFKTQIVYGGEIAHHENRAFVNLLGIDLRKVSRGSYELKRYPFIALVDCQPNGNLTTLDQSDYKKIKILIDHHQILQHLQELIPEDAFLDIRPDVHSSAAILAEYLRMLNISLSPLMATALFYGIYIDTKKFSKLSHIDLKAIEFLAGKVDYELLDKIEHPDISTETAEILAKAIMNRRIYKNVVVSNVGFITNRDAIAESADFLLRLEGITTVLVFGIVDDRIEISARTRDVRVNIGAVLREAFGDIGSGGGHSQSGGARIPLGIFKLAKDKGSLLRLAEEAITEKFLEALKVKEG